CACCCTGGAACAAGGCATTACGGTTATAGAGCAGGTGATGCGCCGTGATCGTCGCGGCAACCGGGCCATCGGCCTGGCTCACATAAGCGGCACCCTCTGCCGTGGTCAAGTGTTCAAACACCACTTTCAGTTCGGGAAAAGCCTTGCGCATGGGAATCATCACACGCTCGATGAATACGGCTTCGCGGTCGAACAAGTCGATGCTGGGGTCCGTGACCTCACCGTGCATCAGCAAAGGCATTCCCGATTCCTGCATCTGGGCCAGCACCTTGGAACAGTTCTTCAGCAAATCTGTCACGCCTGCATCGGAGTTTGTGGTGGCACCGGCGGGATACAGCTTCACGCCATGCACAAACCCACTTTCCTTGGCGCGAACGATTTCCTCAGGCTGAGTATTGTCCGTCAGGTACAAAGTCATCAAAGGCTCAAACTTGCCGACGTACTCGGTTTTGGCCAGGGCGCTCAGAATACGCTCGCGGTAGGCCAGAGCCTGTGCGGTGGCTGTAACGGGCGGGGTCAGGTTGGGCATGACGATAGCCCGGTCAAATTGTGCCGCAGTATGGCCCAAGACCGATTCCAACACAGCACCGTCACGCAGGTGCAAATGCCAATCATCAGGACGACGAATGACCAGGGTATCCACAGTAGGGCTCATATCTTTACTCAATATCAAACAAAGGCCCTGTGCTTTGAACCGTCGATAAAGCAACAGGTGCCACAATTGCCTTTCAGCAGGCCGAATCCACCATTATGCTACAGCTACCTGTGCTGCGCATGATTGGCCCAGGAATCCCGAGCCCAAATTAATAGTGCATTGCAGCAGCCTGTAAACACTGGAAAATCTGCTTACAGACGGGAAAAGCTCTTACGCACAAAGGGCTTGGACGTATAGGGGGTATCACGGTATGCTGACAGACAAGTCGTGCCCTAGCGCATAACCCGCCCCTTCAACTCGTTTCTCAGGAGTTCCGTTCATGGCCAGCACTGAAAAAAAGCCTGCTACCCGCAAACCCAATGCAGCCTTCATGAAACCACTCACTCCTAGCCCGACCCTGGCTGCTGTGATTGGCCCTGGCGCGCTGCCGCGTACTGAAGTTACGAAGAAAATCTGGGAATACATCAAGAAGCACGATCTCCAGGATCCCAAGAACCGTCGCAACATCAACGCCGACGCCAAGCTGCGCCCCTTGTTCGGCAAGGACCAGGTCTCCATGTTTGAACTGACCAAGCTGGTCAGCACTCACTTGAAATAAGCGTGGGGTGCCTGGGCACCTCTGGCAATATCGGGCCGCGTCGCTGAGCTTTCAGCCGCGGCCCTTTTTCATGTGGCATCATCAAGCCCCTGAATTCGCGTCTTCATGTCGATGTCAACCTCTGCCCCTCCTGATCAAGCCCCACGTGTTCTATGCTGGCTGCGCCGGGATCTGCGCCTGCACGACCACGCAGCTTTGCACCATGCTTTGAAAAGCGGTTTGCCCGTGGCCTGTGTGTTTGTTTTTGACAGCACAATTCTGAAGTCCCTGCCCGCCGATGATATACGGCTGGCTTTTATCTACGACAGCCTGCTGCAGGTTCAGGAACAACTGCGCCAGTATGGCAGCGAACTGATTACGGTTTACGGCGATCCTATGCAAAAAATCCCAGAGCTGGCGAGCAGCCTGAATGCAAAAGCCGTCTATACGAACCAGGACTATGAGCCTGCGGCAATCACTCGGGATCAGACTGTCAGCCATGCCCTCTCTGCACAAGGCGTGGAGCTGCAGCTTTTCAAGGACCAGGTCATTTTTGCGCGAGATGAAATCCTGACACAGCAAAAGCAGCCCTATACGGTTTTTACGCCCTATAAGCGGAACTGGCTGGCACGTATCCAATCGGAGGATGTCCAGGCCTATGATTGCTCGCAAGGGCAATGGGCTGTGCTACCTGAGCAAGCTTTACCAGGATTGGACGAATTGGGCTTTCAGGGAGAGTCTCGCGCAAAACTGCTGAACCCTGCGGGTTGGCAAGGAGCTCAGACCTTGCTGAAGCAATTCGAACCCAGAATCCACGCGTATCAGATGCTCAGGGATTTTCCGGCCAAACGAGGCGTCTCCTATCTTGCCCCACATCTGCGCTTTGGCACGCTATCTATTCGCCAAGCCGTCTCTTTGGCCTGGCCCAGCGACTCTGAAGGTTCGGCTACCTGGCTTAGCGAACTGATCTGGCGAGAGTTCTACCAGCAGTTCCTGTGGCACCACCCTGAGACAGCCACAGAGAGCTTCAAACCCGCCTACAAGGATCTACCCTTCCCTAATCGCGAAGACTGGTTTCAGGCCTGGAAAGACGGCCAGACCGGCTATCCAATTGTTGATGCCGCCATGCGCCAGTTGAACCAGTCAGGCTATATGCACAATCGGCTACGCATGATCAGCGCCTCCTTTCTGGTGAAAGACTTGCTGATAGACTGGCGTTGGGGTGAGCAGTACTTTGCCCAGAAGCTGCTTGATTACGACATGGCTTCTAACGTGGGAGGCTGGCAATGGGCCGCCTCCACGGGATGCGATGCACAGCCTTACTTTCGCATCTTTAATCCCATCACCCAATCACGTAAATTTGATCCAGACGGACAATTCATACGCCGCTATGTGCCTGAGCTGGCGTCGCTGGACAAGCAGGCTGTTCACGCACCCTGGCAGGCCAAGCAGCTCCCTATCGAATTCAGGCTGGGACAACACTACCCGGCCCCCATCGTGGATCACGACACACAACGGCATCTTGCTTTGGCTCTATTCAAGCAAGCAGGAGAGCAAGAGCACACGGATTGAAATACCTTAAGGATATTTATGTCAGAAAGCTCCAGACCACCACCTCCAACCAGTACATCAGTACTGCTGCAAAACCTGCAAGCCGCCCATCCCCAGGCACAAGTGGCCATCCTGGATTTCAGTGCCGATCATGCCGAAATCAGCCTGGCTCATAAAGGCGCCCCTGTACATACCGAGCACTTCCCGGAACTAAGCGGAGTCCAGTTGTTGGCCAGCTGCTTTTCAGACTCCAGTTCACGCGCAGCGCAATTGGAACATGCCATCGAAGTCGTAGAAGACGCCATCATGCCAGCCAGCCTGGACCTGCGTCAGTTCATGGTATTTGCCGCCAGTGAGTTCGCAGAAGAACTTGGCACCTGGCTCCATCAGGCCCAAGGCAGAGAGCAGCACATCATCCTGAATCGGGACACGATTGACGACCTGTTCACCCTGTATGCCGCCGCCAGCCAAGGGGCCGTCAGTCTGAAAATGATTAACGCTGGTTCTTTGGAAAATATCCATCAGCTGGTTAACAATCAGAACCTGGGTATTTACCTACTGCTGCTGCGTGAATGTATGCATCATATGCACATCGAGCAGATCCACCTGCTGGCACCCTGAGGCTTCCCTTTTGAGCGCCCATAGATAGAGATAAATCCAGCCATGCAGGAAACGGCTCGGAACTAGCCAAGGCATCGCCCGGATGCAAGGCTTGAAACGGTGCACGCCCTGCCTTGTATAGCGAGACTTTCTGAAACGCGGTTAAAACGTCTTGATGGTTTTTCCGTGAGGCTTGCACAGGGTAAAGAACACAGCTTGCCAGTCATGCCATGAGGCGGAGTCAGCCTGTATATCCAGGACACTCAAGGCAGATCCAGTTCAAAGCGGATCGAAACGACATCACAAAACTAGGTCACATAAAAAAAGGTGCTCATCAGAGCACCTTTTAAATTACCTCTTTCTGGCCTAGCCAGAGCAATCTTCATACTAGATCTGCTTAGTAATCGTGCCCCAGGGCCTGACCACCCGCCAAAGCCAGCCAGCCTTTGATCAAGCGATGAATAATCCAGACCAAGGCTACCAGCGCGGTTACCCAACCAATAAAGATGGTCGTCAGCAAAGCGCTCAGCACCATCCACAACAGGCCCCACCAAAAAGTCTTGATGACCCAATCCAGATGGCTGGCATAAATTGTGCCCGATGCATCACCGCGTTTGACGTAAGCCAGAATCACAGCTGCTACAGCTGCAGCACCGAAGATACCTGCACTGATCATAGCCAAAGAAAACAAGCCATAGCAGATGTGCGTAATCTTGCGCAGCGACAAGCCTGGTTCAAGCTCGGGGCTAATAGGCTGATTCATTCGGTTCTCCTGAAACAAGCATTAACAATAACTATACCGAACTATTTTACCCATACTTTGGGCATTAACCGTATGACAGTGGCAGAGCTACCACCATACAGATAAAAGAAACGACGTAAGAAACGCCGCTTCTATGATGCCATCAGAGTGTGCCGCTGGCCTGTGCGTGGGCGACGCATAAAACAAAACCCCCGCAAGCGGTGCGCTTGCGGGGGTTTTGAGGAATAAGAGCTTGACGATGACCTACTTTCACAGACGTCCGTCCACTATCATCGGCGCAAAGGCGTTTCACAATCCTGTTCGGGATGGGAAGGTGTGGGACCACCTCGCTATGGTCGTCAAGCGTAACTGGTTGCCGAGTCGTCTTTTTAAGGGACGCCCCAGCCAATTGGAAGAAGCACACCACTAGCGATCAGTACGGATCAGCTAGCAGCGGTTACGAAGGTGTCGAGCGCGGGTTGCGCTGCACTTCAATATTACGTTCTGTGGTCAACAACTTAACTCACTACAACCTCAAGGGTTATAGGATCAAGCCACACGGGCAATTAGTACTGGTTAGCTACATGCATTACTGCACTTCCACACCCAGCCTATCAACGTCCTGGTCTCGGACGACCCTACAGGGAGGTCAAGCCTCCGGGATATCTAATCTTCAGACGAGTTTCCCGCTTAGATGCCTTCAGCGGTTATCTCTTCCGTACGTAGCTACTCGGCAATGCCATTGGCATGACAACCGATACACCAGTGGTACGTCCACTCCGGTCCTCTCGTACTAGGAGCAGGCTCCGTCAAATATCCAACGCCCACGGCAGATAGGGACCAAACTGTCTCACGACGTTTTAAACCCAGCTCACGTACCTCTTTAAATGGCGAACAGCCATACCCTTGGGACCGGCTACAGCCCCAGGATGAGATGAGCCGACATCGAGGTGCCAAACACCGCCGTCGATATGAACTCTTGGGCGGTATCAGCCTGTTATCCCCAGAGTACCTTTTATCCGTTGAGCGATGGCCCTTCCATACAGAACCACCGGATCACTATGTCCTACTTTCGTACCTGTTCGACTTGTCAGTCTCACAGTCAAGCACGCTTATGCCATTGCACTATCAAGACGATTTCCGACCGTCTCTAGCGTACCTTCGAACTCCTCCGTTACACTTTAGGAGGAGACCGCCCCAGTCAAACTGCCCACCATGCACGGTCCCCGATCCCGATAAGGGACCTAGGTTAGAACCGCAAACAGACCAGGGTGGTATTTCAAGGATGACTCCACGCGATCTGGCGACCACGCTTCAACGTCTCCCACCTATCCTACACAGGCCGGTTCACAATCCAATGCAAAGCTACAGTAAAGGTTCATGGGGTCTTTCCGTCTAGCCGCGGGGAGATTGCATCATCACAACCATGTCAACTTCGCTGAGTCTCAGGAGGAGACAGTGTGGCCATCGTTACGCCATTCGTGCAGGTCGGAACTTACCCGACAAGGAATTTCGCTACCTTAGGACCGTTATAGTTACGGCCGCCGTTTACCGGGGCTTCGATCAAGAGCTTGCACCCCATCACTTAACCTTCCGGCACCGGGCAGGCGTCACACCCTATACGTCCACTTTCGTGTTTGCAGAGTGCTGTGTTTTTAGTAAACAGTCGCAGCCACCGATTCACTGCGGCCTCTTCATGCTTTGTGCGCAGGCACATCACACTAATGAGGCATACCTTCTCCCGAAGTTACGGTATTAATTTGCCGAGTTCCTTCTCCTGAGTTCTCTCAAGCGCCTTGGAATATTCATCCCGTCCACCTGTGTCGGTTTGCGGTACGGTCTCGTAGAGCTGAAGCTTAGAGGCTTTTCTTGGAACTGCTTCCAGTTAGTTTAGAGCCGAAGCTCTATCCAGTCACACCCTTGAATTACGCACCCGGATTTGCCTAAGTGCCTTCTATGATGCGCCAACGGGGACATCCAACACCCCGATAACATTCTGCAATCCGTCCCCCCATCGCACTCTACGACGGTGCGGGAATATTAACCCGCTTCCCATCAGCTACGCATCTCTGCCTCGCCTTAGGGGCCGACTCACCCTGCGCCGATGAACGTTGCGCAGGAAACCTTGGACTTACGGCGAGGGGGCTTTTCACCCCCTTTATCGCTACTCATGTCAGCATTCTCACTTCCGATACCTCCAGCATTCCTCACGGAACACCTTCACAGGCTTACGGAACGCTCTCCTACCATGTGTACATAGTACACATCCGCAGCTTCGGTCTATGGCTTAGCCCCGTTACATCTTCCGCGCAGGACGACTCGATCAGTGAGCTATTACGCTTTCTTTAAAGGATGGCTGCTTCTAAGCCAACCTCCTGACTGTCTATGCCTTCCCACTTCGTTTCCCACTTAGCCATAGTTAGGGACCTTAGCTGGCGGTCTGGGTTGTTTCCCTCTTGAGTCCGGACGTTAGCACCCGGTGCTCTGTCTCCCGTACTGTACTTGCCGGTATTCGGAGTTTGCCATGGGTTGGTAAGTCGCTGTGACCCCCTAGCCATAACAGTGCTCTACCCCCGGCAGTAATATACGAGGCACTACCTAAATAGTTTTCGGAGAGAACCAGCTATCTCCAGGCTTGTTTAGCCTTTCACTCCGATCCACAGCTCATCCCCTAATTTTTCAACATTAGTGGGTTCGGTCCTCCAGCACGTGTTACCGTGCCTTCAACCTGGCCATGGATAGATCGCCTGGTTTCGGGTCTACACCCAGCGACTGAATCGCCCTATTCGGACTCGCTTTCGCTACGCCTCCCCTATTCGGTTAAGCTTGCCACTGAATGTAAGTCGCTGACCCATTATACAAAAGGTACGCAGTCACACCACGAAGGTGCTCCTACTGTTTGTATGCATACGATTTCAGGATCTATTTCACTCCCCTTCCGGGGTTCTTTTCGCCTTTCCCTCACGGTACTGGTTCACTATCGGTCGATCACGAGTATTTAGCCTTGGAGGATGGTCCCCCCATATTCAGACAGGATTTCACGTGTCCCGCCCTACTTGTTCGATGCTTAGTTCCACGTACTGAATTTCGCCTACAGGGCTATCACCTGCTACGGCTGGACTTTCCATTCCATTCGACTATTCACTACGCTAAAACATCCAGGCTGGTCCGGTTTCGCTCGCCACTACTTCCGGAATCTCGGTTGATTTCTTTTCCTCGAGTTACTGAGATGGTTCAGTTCACTCGGTTCGCCTCCACATGCCTATGTATTGAGCATGGGATACCGTATTACTACGGTGGGTTTCCCCATTCGGACATCTACGGATCAAAGCTTGTTTGCCAGCTCCCCGTAGCTTTTCGCAGGCTACCGCGTCCTTCATCGCCTGTGATCGCCAAGGCATCCATCATATGCACTTATTCGCTTGATCCTATAACGCTTGATGCTGTTATAGGAATATGAGTATACGTTGTTGCCGTTCATCAATCCTTAGCTGTCATCCAATCCGAAGATCGAACAACGTCTATATTTTTGAGAACTTTCGTTGAACATAATTTGTTCTGTTGCAATCACAACCCGTGTATTGTCATCACAAGGCGACTAATCGCTTTGCGTTTATTAGACAACACACCTTCGTTGTGCTTCTTCCTAATTGTTAAAGAGCAATTCGTGGGTTGCATAACCCAACGAGCAGTATTCTTTAAAAAGAACACTCTTCGTTGAATCTAGCGCCAGGTCAACCGTTGTTGTCCTGTGCCCTATACTCTGTCATGAACCTTGCTGTATCGACAACCATCCACAAAAGCGGTGGTGGAGGATGACGGGATCGAACCGACGACCCCCTGCTTGCAAAGCAGGTGCTCTCCCAGCTGAGCTAATCCCCCGAGGTAATCGTTGGTGGGTCAAGTTGGAATCGAACCAACGACCCCCGCCTTATCAAGACGGTGCTCTAACCGACTGAGCTACTGACCCATCTATCACCAGTGGGCGATACCTTCAATGGTCATGACATTAACTAACAGCCAATAAGTGTGGACGCTTTCGCTTTGCGAGCCATTCGCTCTAAAAGGAGGTGATCCAGCCGCACCTTCCGATACGGCTACCTTGTTACGACTTCACCCCAGTCATGAATCCCACCGTGGTAAGCGCCCTCCTTACGGTTAGGCTACCTACTTCTGGTGAAACCCACTCCCATGGTGTGACGGGCGGTGTGTACAAGACCCGGGAACGTATTCACCGCGACATTCTGATCCGCGATTACTAGCGATTCCGACTTCACGCAGTCGAGTTGCAGACTGCGATCCGGACTACGATCGGGTTTCTGAGATTGGCTCCCCCTCGCGGGTTGGCGACCCTCTGTCCCGACCATTGTATGACGTGTGAAGCCCTACCCATAAGGGCCATGAGGACTTGACGTCATCCCCACCTTCCTCCGGTTTGTCACCGGCAGTCTCATTAGAGTGCTCTTGCGTAGCAACTAATGACAAGGGTTGCGCTCGTTGCGGGACTTAACCCAACATCTCACGACACGAGCTGACGACAGCCATGCAGCACCTGTGTTCCGGTTCTCTTGCGAGCACGGCCAAATCTCTTCGGCTTTCCAGACATGTCAAGGGTAGGTAAGGTTTTTCGCGTTGCATCGAATTAATCCACATCATCCACCGCTTGTGCGGGTCCCCGTCAATTCCTTTGAGTTTTAATCTTGCGACCGTACTCCCCAGGCGGTCAACTTCACGCGTTAGCTGCGCTACTAAGGCCTAACGGCCCCAACAGCTAGTTGACATCGTTTAGGGCGTGGACTACCAGGGTATCTAAT
This genomic window from Alcaligenes faecalis contains:
- the pyrC gene encoding dihydroorotase — protein: MSPTVDTLVIRRPDDWHLHLRDGAVLESVLGHTAAQFDRAIVMPNLTPPVTATAQALAYRERILSALAKTEYVGKFEPLMTLYLTDNTQPEEIVRAKESGFVHGVKLYPAGATTNSDAGVTDLLKNCSKVLAQMQESGMPLLMHGEVTDPSIDLFDREAVFIERVMIPMRKAFPELKVVFEHLTTAEGAAYVSQADGPVAATITAHHLLYNRNALFQGGLQPHWYCLPVLKREKHRQALVDAATSDSNRFFLGTDSAPHSRSRKEQSCGCAGCYTALHAMELYASAFDKAGRLDRLEAFASLNGPAFYGLPVNEGTMTLQRSQFTIPESVEMAGEPLIPLAAGQALDWSVVS
- a CDS encoding SWIB/MDM2 domain-containing protein; the protein is MASTEKKPATRKPNAAFMKPLTPSPTLAAVIGPGALPRTEVTKKIWEYIKKHDLQDPKNRRNINADAKLRPLFGKDQVSMFELTKLVSTHLK
- a CDS encoding cryptochrome/photolyase family protein, with the translated sequence MSMSTSAPPDQAPRVLCWLRRDLRLHDHAALHHALKSGLPVACVFVFDSTILKSLPADDIRLAFIYDSLLQVQEQLRQYGSELITVYGDPMQKIPELASSLNAKAVYTNQDYEPAAITRDQTVSHALSAQGVELQLFKDQVIFARDEILTQQKQPYTVFTPYKRNWLARIQSEDVQAYDCSQGQWAVLPEQALPGLDELGFQGESRAKLLNPAGWQGAQTLLKQFEPRIHAYQMLRDFPAKRGVSYLAPHLRFGTLSIRQAVSLAWPSDSEGSATWLSELIWREFYQQFLWHHPETATESFKPAYKDLPFPNREDWFQAWKDGQTGYPIVDAAMRQLNQSGYMHNRLRMISASFLVKDLLIDWRWGEQYFAQKLLDYDMASNVGGWQWAASTGCDAQPYFRIFNPITQSRKFDPDGQFIRRYVPELASLDKQAVHAPWQAKQLPIEFRLGQHYPAPIVDHDTQRHLALALFKQAGEQEHTD
- a CDS encoding DUF4870 family protein, translated to MNQPISPELEPGLSLRKITHICYGLFSLAMISAGIFGAAAVAAVILAYVKRGDASGTIYASHLDWVIKTFWWGLLWMVLSALLTTIFIGWVTALVALVWIIHRLIKGWLALAGGQALGHDY